A genomic stretch from Juglans microcarpa x Juglans regia isolate MS1-56 chromosome 3S, Jm3101_v1.0, whole genome shotgun sequence includes:
- the LOC121258352 gene encoding B3 domain-containing transcription factor VRN1 isoform X2, translating into MPHPYFHKLILPSTIQAKELRIPENFANKFRDEFSAVATLSIPDGHVWQVGLKRIGNSVWFHNGWQKFVERYSIRVGYFLIFTYEGNSRFFVHIYNLAASEISYQSNALGGTHGLIYGNQYNVFEEMEDDDSAAIMGSSLPCLTSGPLKNKLLGECGDQLTPSRSYTPPSLQNLFNGSQLKNCLNWAGERNLHPSKGFRKSPAETEPTRNVGVQFNAIEFKKTLDEVKFQSPDQETQIKKTMRKKRKPDPNEQESSARHEEVEMRFRFYESASARKRTVTAEERERAINAAKAFEPANPFCRVVLRPSYLYRGCIMASDGRQWPVRCLYKGGRAKLSQGWYEFSLENNLGEGDVCVFEMLRTRDIVLKVTPFRVLDNTGLVVNHSLQQNVGQTKFII; encoded by the exons ATGCCACACCCTTATTTTCACAAGCTGATTCTCCCTTCCACAATCCAAGCCAAAGAACTG AGGATACCAGAAAATTTTGCCAACAAATTTAGGGATGAGTTTTCAGCTGTTGCTACACTCTCCATTCCGGATGGTCATGTATGGCAAGTAGGATTGAAAAGGATTGGGAACAGTGTTTGGTTTCACAATGGTTGGCAGAAATTTGTTGAACGCTACTCCATCCGGGTTGggtactttttaatatttacatacGAAGGGAATTCGCGTTtctttgttcatatatataatttggcaGCTTCTGAGATAAGTTATCAGTCCAATGCACTTGGTGGCACCCATGGACTCATTTATGGCAATCAGTATAATGtatttgaagaaatggaagatgATGACTCTGCTGCAATCATGGGTTCCTCCCTTCCATGCCTTACTAGCGGGCCTTTGAAAAATAAGCTGCTTGGTGAATGTGGAGATCAATTGACACCTAGTAGAAGTTACACTCCTCCCTCACTGCAGAATTTGTTCAATGGGTCTCAACTTAAGAACTGTTTAAATTGGGCTGGTGAAAGGAACCTTCATCCGTCCAAGGGTTTTAGGAAGTCACCTGCGGAAACTGAACCCACTCGAAATGTAGGTGTTCAGTTTAATGCAATCGAGTTTAAAAAGACTTTGGATGAAGTAAAATTTCAAAGTCCAGATCAAGAGACTCAGATTAAAAAAACCATGAGAAAAAAGCGGAAACCTGATCCCA atgaGCAGGAGTCATCTGCTCGACATGAAGAAGTAGAAATGCGATTTAGATTTTATGAAAGTGCTTCTGCAAGAAAGAGAACAGTAACGGCAGAGGAACGGGAAAGGGCTATCAATGCAGCCAAAGCATTTGAGCCAGCTAATCCTTTCTGCAGGGTTGTCCTGCGACCCTCCTATTTATATAGAGGGTGTATAATG GCTTCTGATGGGAGACAGTGGCCTGTCCGATGCCTTTACAAGGGAGGTAGAGCTAAGTTAAGCCAGGGATGGTATGAATTTTCGTTGGAGAATAATTTGGGGGAAGGAGATGTTTGTGTCTTCGAGATGTTGAGGACGAGAGATATTGTGCTGAAAGTTACCCCATTTCGTGTTCTTGACAATACAGGTCTGGTGGTCAACCATTCATTACAGCAAAATGTCGGGCAAaccaaatttataatttag
- the LOC121258352 gene encoding B3 domain-containing transcription factor VRN1 isoform X1: MPHPYFHKLILPSTIQAKELRIPENFANKFRDEFSAVATLSIPDGHVWQVGLKRIGNSVWFHNGWQKFVERYSIRVGYFLIFTYEGNSRFFVHIYNLAASEISYQSNALGGTHGLIYGNQYNVFEEMEDDDSAAIMGSSLPCLTSGPLKNKLLGECGDQLTPSRSYTPPSLQNLFNGSQLKNCLNWAGERNLHPSKGFRKSPAETEPTRNVGVQFNAIEFKKTLDEVKFQSPDQETQIKKTMRKKRKPDPNEQESSARHEEVEMRFRFYESASARKRTVTAEERERAINAAKAFEPANPFCRVVLRPSYLYRGCIMYLPSCFAEKNLSGVSGFIKLQASDGRQWPVRCLYKGGRAKLSQGWYEFSLENNLGEGDVCVFEMLRTRDIVLKVTPFRVLDNTGLVVNHSLQQNVGQTKFII, translated from the exons ATGCCACACCCTTATTTTCACAAGCTGATTCTCCCTTCCACAATCCAAGCCAAAGAACTG AGGATACCAGAAAATTTTGCCAACAAATTTAGGGATGAGTTTTCAGCTGTTGCTACACTCTCCATTCCGGATGGTCATGTATGGCAAGTAGGATTGAAAAGGATTGGGAACAGTGTTTGGTTTCACAATGGTTGGCAGAAATTTGTTGAACGCTACTCCATCCGGGTTGggtactttttaatatttacatacGAAGGGAATTCGCGTTtctttgttcatatatataatttggcaGCTTCTGAGATAAGTTATCAGTCCAATGCACTTGGTGGCACCCATGGACTCATTTATGGCAATCAGTATAATGtatttgaagaaatggaagatgATGACTCTGCTGCAATCATGGGTTCCTCCCTTCCATGCCTTACTAGCGGGCCTTTGAAAAATAAGCTGCTTGGTGAATGTGGAGATCAATTGACACCTAGTAGAAGTTACACTCCTCCCTCACTGCAGAATTTGTTCAATGGGTCTCAACTTAAGAACTGTTTAAATTGGGCTGGTGAAAGGAACCTTCATCCGTCCAAGGGTTTTAGGAAGTCACCTGCGGAAACTGAACCCACTCGAAATGTAGGTGTTCAGTTTAATGCAATCGAGTTTAAAAAGACTTTGGATGAAGTAAAATTTCAAAGTCCAGATCAAGAGACTCAGATTAAAAAAACCATGAGAAAAAAGCGGAAACCTGATCCCA atgaGCAGGAGTCATCTGCTCGACATGAAGAAGTAGAAATGCGATTTAGATTTTATGAAAGTGCTTCTGCAAGAAAGAGAACAGTAACGGCAGAGGAACGGGAAAGGGCTATCAATGCAGCCAAAGCATTTGAGCCAGCTAATCCTTTCTGCAGGGTTGTCCTGCGACCCTCCTATTTATATAGAGGGTGTATAATG TATCTGCCATCCTGCTTTGCTGAAAAGAATCTAAGTGGGGTTTCTGGATTCATCAAACTTCAGGCTTCTGATGGGAGACAGTGGCCTGTCCGATGCCTTTACAAGGGAGGTAGAGCTAAGTTAAGCCAGGGATGGTATGAATTTTCGTTGGAGAATAATTTGGGGGAAGGAGATGTTTGTGTCTTCGAGATGTTGAGGACGAGAGATATTGTGCTGAAAGTTACCCCATTTCGTGTTCTTGACAATACAGGTCTGGTGGTCAACCATTCATTACAGCAAAATGTCGGGCAAaccaaatttataatttag
- the LOC121258338 gene encoding uncharacterized protein LOC121258338, with translation MEEENKESVKDETEKEPLKTKAANEAKPEPKSGGGGGGWGGWGFSPLSVLSDLQKAAEEISRNAATVAQTAAKSISDIQDSDEVSESSKEEGEVEDSANEKESEDEVDKLRKSALDKLEKASEESFFGQGLKVLDNSVENLASGAWNALGSAWRGGTDLVHKIEHSAVNLAESIQHGSLPAAGSVAPSILESGKAFTARGMQVLELVGKETMDLLITETGIEVENNSKLAEQQISEDQLYEEVTFDRCFYIYGGPEHLEELEALSNHHALLFNRRKGKLSSEHKSVMDGKLKQVQQIFSLSTEMDGSGVETDKGKKIETGDEGSGDEMKNLHNSSVSKAADMAVGFTSALAGLAINDMIQRTTGRLESLHSEGVHRLSEMCCFAVSQLLMLGKSIISNANKVEDEDADENIANIDWPEDAVEKAKIIRAKAQSMTGYVEAVSNSFITGISDVAEAYAAAIKGATAESHDVLPQTSIQEKANAFSEHLRADQTTAVCKIQDGLEYLSHVVLSTSVPS, from the exons ATGGAGGAAGAGAACAAAGAGTCGGTGAAGGATGAGACGGAGAAAGAACCACTAAAAACGAAAGCGGCAAATGAAGCAAAACCAGAGCCAAAATCCGGTGGCGGAGGCGGTGGATGGGGCGGTTGGggcttctctcctctctccgtTCTCTCAGATCTCCAAAAAGCGGCCGAAGAAATATCTCGCAAT GCTGCCACAGTTGCTCAGACAGCGGCAAAGAGCATCTCAGACATTCAGGACTCTGATGAGGTTTCAGAATCTTCTAAGGAAGAAGGAGAGGTAGAAGACTCTGCAAACGAAAAGGAAAGCGAAGATGAAGTAGACAAGCTTCGGAAGTCTGCTCTGGATAAATTGGAGAAAGCTAGTGAGGAGTCATTCTTTGGCCAG gGTTTGAAGGTTCTTGATAATTCTGTGGAGAATTTGGCATCTGGAGCGTGGAATGCGCTAGGTAGTGCATGGAGAGGGGGTACAGATTTGGTTCACAA GATTGAGCATTCTGCTGTGAACCTTGCAGAATCTATTCAGCATGGTAGTTTACCAGCGGCTGGTTCTGTTGCACCTTCCATATTAGAG AGTGGTAAAGCTTTCACGGCAAGGGGAATGCAAGTGCTTGAACTCGTAGGAAAGGAGACTATGGATCTACTGATTACAGAAACTGGTATTGAAGTTGAGAATAATTCTAAATTAGCTGAACAACAAATTAGTGAGGATCAGTTGTATGAGGAAGTGACATTTGATCGGTGCTTCTATATATATGGAGGTCCAGAACATTTGGAG GAGCTGGAGGCATTGTCCAATCATCATGCCCTATTATTTAAccgaagaaaaggaaaattatcaTCAGAACATAAATCTGTCATGGATGGAAAGCTAAAACAGGTCCAACAAATTTTCAGTTTGAGTACTGAAATGGATGGAAGTGGTGTAGAGACAgacaaaggtaaaaaaatagaGACTGGGGATGAGGGAAGTGGAGATGAGATGAAGAATTTACACAACTCAAGTGTCAGTAAGGCTGCTGATATGGCTGTGGG GTTCACAAGTGCTTTAGCAGGGTTGGCCATTAATGATATGATTCAAAGGACTACTGGCAGACTGGAGTCTCTTCATTCAGAGGGGGTTCAT AGGCTCTCAGAAATGTGCTGTTTTGCGGTGTCTCAATTGTTGATGCTTGGTAAATCCATCATATCTAATGCTAACAAAGTTGAGGATGAAGATGCTGATGAGAATATTGCTAATATTGACTGGCCTGAGGATGCTGTTGAAAAAGCTAAGATAATCAGAGCAAAGGCACAGTCAATGACAGGATATGTGGAGGCTGTTTCCAACAGCTTTATTACAG GCATATCCGATGTGGCTGAAGCTTATGCAGCAGCCATAAAGGGAGCCACCGCCGAGTCCCATGATGTTCTTCCACAGACTTCAATCCAGGAAAAAGCCAATGCCTTCTCCGAACATCTGCGTGCAGATCAGACCACAGCAGTGTGCAAAATCCAGGATGGGCTCGAATACTTATCTCATGTAGTCCTTTCAACCTCTGTGCCGTCTTGA